A window of the Helianthus annuus cultivar XRQ/B chromosome 4, HanXRQr2.0-SUNRISE, whole genome shotgun sequence genome harbors these coding sequences:
- the LOC110936779 gene encoding F-box/FBD/LRR-repeat protein At5g56420-like, with protein MSLSIKFFFFIDIKHAIQTSVLSSRWRFIWTSMPYLNFSRDDFYRLPKFSEFVTRVLSGRDNQTEVSSVKLSNFHGKDSDVIVEQIMKYAFSHNIQQLNVACLPQKNVEFPPFRFSSRSLKHLSLTKENFLSYQRIYSCSYVFKATSTWELPVLTTLYLDGVTLCCDENTDKCIDFFSKCANLKNLTLKSCYTKGFKGLSICLPLLSNLTLEDGCGSVNVFNIVAPQLKNLNIRSVFTQDHQYLISAPDLAFLLYEGLVNLSLSTHGFLSLEKADICVSYPDDAHQVLRLLQLLHNSSLLHLTWKLLSFFLHPWN; from the exons ATGAGCTTATCcataaaattctttttttttattgatatcaaacatGCTATTCAAACGAGTGTTTTGTCATCGAGATGGAGGTTTATTTGGACTTCAATGCCTTATCTCAATTTCTCAAGGGACGATTTCTATAGGTTACCCAAGTTCTCCGAATTTGTTACACGTGTTCTCTCTGGCCGCGATAATCAAACCGAAGTGTCTTCAGTCAAGCTTAGTAATTTTCATGGAAAGGATAGCGATGTGATTGTCGAACAAATCATGAAGTATGCATTCTCTCACAATATCCAACAACTGAATGTTGCATGCTTGCCTCAGAAGAATGTTGAATTCCCTCCTTTTCGCTTTAGTTCTCGGTCTCTTAAACATCTTAGTTTGACAAAGGAAAATTTCTTATCGTACCAAAGGATATATTCTTGTTCATATGTCTTTAAAGCAACATCTACTTGGGAGCTCCCTGTCTTAACAACATTGTATCTCGATGGTGTCACTTTGTGTTGTGATGAAAATACTGATAAGTGCATTGATTTTTTCTCCAAGTGTGCAAACTTGAAGAATCTTACCTTAAAAAGTTGCTATACGAAGGGATTTAAGGGTTTAAGTATTTGTCTTCCTCTCCTATCTAATCTTACACTTGAAGATGGTTGTGGTAGTGTGAATGTTTTCAATATTGTTGCACCTCAACTCAAGAACCTCAATATAAGAAGTGTGTTTACGCAAGACCATCAGTATCTGATTTCTGCACCCGACCTTGCATTCTTGCTCTATGAAGGATTAGTTAATTTATCACTTTCGACACACGGTTTCCTTTCTTTGGAGAAGGCGGATATTTGTGTATCTTATCCAGACGATGCTCATCAAGTTCTACGTCTGCTTCAACTACTTCACAATTCAAGTCTCTTACACTTAACTTGGAAATTGTTGAG CTTCTTTCTTCATCCGTGGAACTGA
- the LOC110936781 gene encoding 60S ribosomal protein L31 → MVLEKTKGRKEEVVTREYTINLHKRLHGCTFKKKAPKAIKEIRKFAQKTMGTTDVRVDVKLNKYVWSRGIRSVPRRVRVRIARKRNDDEDAKEELYSLVTVAEIPAEGLKGLGTKIIDDED, encoded by the exons ATGGTGTTGGAGAAGACTAAAGGAAGAAAAGAAGAGGTTGTTACCAGAGAGTACACCATCAACCTCCACAAGCGTCTCCATGGATG CACATTTAAGAAGAAGGCACCTAAGGCGATCAAGGAGATCAGGAAGTTTGCACAAAAAACCATGGGAACAACGGATGTGAGAGTTGACGTTAAGCTAAACAAGTACGTATGGAGCCGAGGAATCAGAAGCGTTCCAAGGAGAGTTAGGGTTAGGATTGCTAGAAAGAGGAACGATGACGAGGATGCTAAGGAAGAACTTTACTCGCTTGTTACGGTTGCCGAGATCCCAGCAGAAGGACTCAAGGGGCTTGGCACAAAGATCATTGATGATGAAGATTGA